One segment of Cytophagia bacterium CHB2 DNA contains the following:
- a CDS encoding VanZ family protein has translation MNDSLRPAAHALLLLVTLAVFILTTVPFQMEASRQGITRRWHHAERTPFHNAEGRRMSGSDTLGNLLLFLPVGFCLHGWRMARRKNLTISVIPTVVAAGLFSLGIEFFQLLLSDRFTSINDVMNNTLGALGGAWLARRYYLSGVRAILAYMRSWRRRPGMLVLLGLGVSYLVWAVAPFHFTLRLERLWHNWLHWTHSLRYLPNLLESWLSADQREYWPLEVGENFIFGMIFGGVLLLCRKWYWPAHKLAKEVHILAAFFLLLARNALLLLSQTGRPDILPDLACFLGVLLSGFLFSRAAFAGSDAGTMRLLSFFYVCFFMLVLLRPDFPELARQPQTPTGSGLLAELFASLQPRYLLRPDAQPLRLFAKACLVMIPLAFVFAQQLTRRAQSFAARLGSGVLLAGGLGLLLQLMRHYVLQAEASLLTVFALMAGAAMGIWLEKWWQGKCGS, from the coding sequence ATGAACGATTCGCTGCGGCCGGCCGCGCACGCGCTGCTGTTGCTCGTGACGCTCGCCGTGTTCATTTTGACCACCGTGCCGTTTCAAATGGAGGCCTCGCGGCAGGGCATTACGCGACGCTGGCATCATGCCGAGCGCACGCCGTTTCACAATGCCGAAGGCCGCCGCATGTCCGGTTCGGACACGCTGGGAAATCTGTTATTGTTTCTGCCGGTGGGTTTTTGCCTGCACGGTTGGCGCATGGCGCGCCGGAAGAATCTAACGATATCCGTTATTCCCACCGTTGTTGCCGCGGGGCTGTTCAGCCTCGGCATCGAGTTTTTTCAACTTTTGTTAAGTGACCGCTTCACCTCCATCAATGACGTAATGAACAATACGCTGGGCGCGCTGGGCGGCGCATGGCTCGCGCGGCGGTATTATCTCTCCGGCGTGCGGGCCATTCTCGCTTACATGCGATCCTGGCGGCGCCGGCCGGGCATGCTGGTGCTGCTTGGCCTGGGCGTGAGTTATCTCGTGTGGGCGGTCGCGCCGTTTCATTTCACCCTGAGACTCGAGCGGTTGTGGCATAACTGGCTGCATTGGACCCACTCCCTGCGCTACTTGCCCAATCTCCTGGAAAGCTGGTTGAGCGCCGATCAGCGTGAATACTGGCCGCTGGAAGTTGGGGAGAATTTTATCTTCGGCATGATTTTCGGAGGCGTTTTGCTGCTTTGCCGAAAGTGGTATTGGCCGGCGCACAAGCTTGCAAAAGAAGTGCATATCCTCGCCGCGTTCTTTTTGCTGCTCGCGCGCAATGCTTTGTTGTTATTAAGCCAAACCGGCAGGCCGGATATTCTGCCTGACCTGGCCTGCTTTCTCGGTGTGCTGCTTAGCGGTTTTCTCTTTTCACGCGCAGCATTTGCCGGCAGCGACGCCGGTACGATGCGCCTGCTGTCATTCTTTTATGTCTGTTTTTTCATGCTTGTGCTGTTGCGCCCCGATTTTCCCGAGCTGGCGCGGCAGCCGCAAACACCAACCGGCAGCGGCCTGCTTGCCGAGTTATTCGCCTCGCTGCAGCCGCGCTATTTGCTGCGGCCGGATGCACAGCCGCTGCGGCTGTTCGCGAAAGCTTGTTTGGTGATGATCCCGCTTGCGTTTGTATTCGCGCAACAGTTGACCCGGCGCGCGCAAAGCTTCGCGGCCAGACTCGGCAGCGGAGTCTTGCTTGCGGGCGGATTGGGCTTGCTGCTTCAGCTCATGCGCCATTATGTGTTGCAGGCCGAGGCAAGCTTGCTCACGGTGTTTGCGTTGATGGCCGGCGCCGCTATGGGAATTTGGCTGGAAAAATGGTGGCAGGGAAAATGCGGAAGTTGA
- a CDS encoding SDR family NAD(P)-dependent oxidoreductase codes for MTVTVGDKPSGPEEWLYEITWQLQPRASLQNAERGRSCAWLIFADQGGWGFTLQNLLKDAGEECCVVLPGLRYEQSAAGVFRLVPQEAEHYRRLLQEVQEMNRPPLRGVIHLWSLDDERLIENFCVQLEAGQQRVCGSALFLTQSLMQTPGGNLPRLCLVTRGVLAVTPPVSPLNLTPASLWGFGRTLAQEHPELRCLCLDLDSNGNAHTAAQQIFDELRAGERANQVAFRAGERYVARLARIEISATIQPGPDEPHAACHEQRVTSNQQPAAILITGGTRGLGLRAAQWFVDQGAQHLILLSRNQPDEEAAAAIAELKQKAVAVRVMQADVAHLDQLAEALAESQEGMPPLRGVIHAASVRDDRALLEQDWASFATVMAPKISGAWNLHVLTQDLPLDFFVMFSSTAAVLGSPGQSNYAAANAFMDSLAQHRRSMGLPALSINWPPLAEAEQGFDRIPMAEALRLLARLRDDSHAQIVVLPRTFLANISTGAESLLLEFPVKEVGLR; via the coding sequence GTGACAGTTACCGTCGGCGACAAGCCTTCCGGACCCGAAGAGTGGCTCTATGAAATCACCTGGCAACTCCAGCCGCGCGCCTCGTTGCAAAACGCTGAGCGCGGCCGGAGTTGCGCGTGGCTCATCTTCGCGGATCAGGGTGGTTGGGGGTTTACCTTACAAAATTTGCTAAAAGACGCGGGCGAGGAATGTTGCGTCGTTCTGCCGGGGCTGAGATATGAGCAGAGCGCTGCCGGTGTTTTCCGTCTCGTGCCGCAAGAGGCGGAGCATTATCGCAGGCTTTTGCAGGAGGTGCAGGAGATGAACAGGCCGCCGTTGCGCGGCGTGATTCACTTGTGGAGTCTCGATGACGAGCGCCTCATTGAAAATTTTTGCGTGCAGCTTGAAGCCGGGCAGCAGCGTGTTTGCGGCAGCGCGCTCTTTCTCACGCAAAGCCTGATGCAAACGCCGGGCGGGAACTTACCGCGCCTCTGCCTGGTGACGCGCGGCGTGCTGGCGGTTACGCCTCCGGTTTCACCGCTCAACCTGACGCCCGCCTCACTCTGGGGATTTGGCCGCACACTCGCGCAGGAACATCCGGAATTGCGCTGCCTCTGCCTTGATCTAGATTCAAACGGTAACGCGCACACCGCGGCACAACAAATCTTTGATGAACTTCGCGCCGGCGAGCGCGCGAATCAAGTGGCGTTTCGCGCAGGCGAACGTTACGTCGCCCGATTGGCGCGCATCGAAATATCTGCCACAATTCAACCGGGGCCTGATGAGCCGCACGCAGCCTGCCACGAGCAACGAGTAACCAGCAACCAGCAGCCAGCCGCGATTCTCATCACCGGCGGCACGCGCGGCCTGGGTTTGCGTGCTGCACAATGGTTTGTTGACCAAGGCGCGCAGCATCTCATACTCTTGAGCCGCAATCAGCCGGATGAGGAAGCTGCAGCCGCAATTGCAGAACTCAAACAAAAAGCGGTCGCCGTGCGCGTGATGCAGGCTGATGTTGCCCACCTCGACCAGCTTGCGGAGGCGCTGGCAGAATCACAAGAAGGCATGCCGCCCTTGCGCGGGGTGATTCACGCCGCAAGCGTACGCGATGATCGCGCGCTGTTAGAGCAGGATTGGGCAAGTTTTGCAACGGTGATGGCCCCCAAAATTTCCGGCGCGTGGAACCTGCATGTGCTCACACAAGATTTGCCGCTTGATTTCTTCGTGATGTTTTCCTCAACCGCGGCGGTGCTTGGCTCACCCGGCCAAAGCAATTATGCCGCTGCGAATGCCTTCATGGACAGCCTGGCGCAACATCGCCGTAGCATGGGCTTGCCGGCATTGAGCATCAACTGGCCGCCTCTGGCAGAGGCAGAGCAGGGCTTCGACCGGATTCCGATGGCAGAAGCTTTGCGCCTGCTCGCGCGCTTGCGGGATGATTCACATGCGCAAATAGTTGTGCTGCCGCGGACATTTTTGGCGAATATTTCCACAGGCGCTGAATCGCTATTGCTGGAATTTCCTGTGAAAGAGGTGGGCCTTCGCTAA